The genomic window GAAGGTTCGCGACCAGGGCCGGCCGCACGGCTTCATCCGGCAGCTTCAACCTCGCCATGGCGCCCAGCGCGGCCGCGCGGACCTCGGGGGGCCCGTCCGCGGCCAGCCCGGCCAATGCGACGGAGGCCCGGTCGTCCGCCGCGGGGAGGTAGCCGAGCGCCTCAACCGCGCGCACCCGGCCCGGGCCGTCCTTGCCGGCGGAGGCCGCGAGGAGCGCACCGATCGCGGGCGGCCCGATCCGCCCGAGGGCCTCCGTCGCCTCCCGGCCGATCCGCTCGCTCCCCTCGGCGAGCAGCGGGACGAGGTCGGGGATCGCCTGCGCGGCGTCCGGCCCGATCCGCCCGAGCGCCATGACGACCGCGGCGCGGACGGACTCCTTGCGCTCCTTGAGGAGGCCGCGGAGCCCCTCGACCGCCGGGCGGCCGATCGCGGCGAGGGCGATCGCCGAGCGGTAGTCCTGGTGCGATTCCTCCGACCTCTGGCCGCCGTAGTCGGTCCTCAGCGTGTGCACCAGCGCGGGGACCGCCGGCGCGGCGTCGGGGCCCAGCGAGGTCACCGCGTCGAGCACGGCCAGCCGGACCTGGCCGTCCTTCTCCTTCATCAGCAGGTCGATGAGCGCCGGCAGGGCCCGCCGCCGGCCGTCGACGGCCGCGTCTCGGAGCCGGACGGCCGCCGCCCGGCGGGCCTCCAGGTCCTTGGCCTGGAGGCCCGCGACCGTCGCCGCGGCGGATTCCGCGACGGCGGCCTGCTGCGCGTCCGCATGCCCCGCGAATTGGCCGCAAGCCATGGCGAACAGGGTTGCCCGAGACCATCCGCGCATCGACACGGCCCCTCCCGATGAAGACGGATCCTCGAGGACGCGATCAGGTGGACAACAGCCCCGGGAGAGGCTCGGTGCTGTCGCCGAACCGATCGACCGGCACGCCGCCCTGCCGGAGCATGGCCAGGAGGAGGTTGGACATCGGCGTCTCGGGCCGGCACTTGAGGTGCTGCCCCGTCCGGAAGCCCCCGCCGCCCTTGCCCACGACGATGACGGGCAGGTTGACGTGGTTGTGCAGGTCGCCGTCGCTGATTCCGCTGCCGTAGAGCACCATCGAGTGGTCGAGCAGGGTCGTGCCGCCCGGCTGCTCGACGGACATCATCTTCTCGATCATGTAGCCGAGGATCGCGATGTGGTACCGGTCGATCTCGCGGAGCTTCCGGTGCTTCTCGGCGTCCCCGGCGTGGTGGGAGAGCTCGTGGTGGCCGTCGGTGAAGCCCAGCCAGGGGTAGTTGCGGTCGGTCGCCTCCTTCGTGACCATGAAGGTGGAGGCGCGCGTGGTGTCGGTCTGGAAGGCCAGCACCATCAGGTCGCACATGAGCCGGAGGTGCTCGTCGAAGTCCTCCGGGATGCCGGCGGGGCGGGGGAAGTCGGCCGGCCGGTCGTCGCCGGGGCTCGCGGGGTTCTGGATCCGCCGCTCGACCTCGCGGACGCCGGTGAGGTACTGGTCCAGCTTCTGCTGGTCGGACCGGGCGACGCGGCCCTTGATCCGGTTGGCGTCGTCGAGGACGTAGTCGATGAGGCTCTTGCGGTAGAAGTCGCGGTCGGCGACCGTGGCCTGGGTCAGGCTGGTGTTGCGGCTCGTGAAGAGGCGGTCGAAGACGATCTTCGGGTTCATCTCGTAGGGCGCCGGGGACGTCGGCGTCCGCCAGGAGATGTGGGTCTTGTACGTGCCGCTGTAGCCGAACGCGTTGCCGGAGCGGGCCGACTCGCAGCCCAGCTCCAGGCTCGGCAGGCGGGTCTCGTTGCCGACGTGGCGCGCGTAGAGCTGGTCGGCGGAGATCCCCACGCGGACGGCGTCCTGCGTCTTGAGGGCCTGGGCGCCCGTGAGGAAGCTGGCGGAGCCCTGGCCGTGGCCGCAGCCCTCGTCGTCGCCGTTGGTCAGCGCGGTGTTGTGCGTGAGGTTCTGGAAGCAGTTGAGGTAGTCGCGGGCGAAGGACAGGGGCCGGAGCGTCTCCGGCAGGTCCACGAGCGTCCCCTCCCGCTGGGGGAACCAGGCGGGGAGGTGGACGCCGTTGGGGACGTACCAGAAGCACATCCGGACCGGCGGCGTCGGCGACTTCGTGGCGGCCGCCGCGAGGCTCTCCATCCAGGGCAGCGCCAGGGCGGCGCCCATCCCGCGGAGCATGGTTCGTCGCGTGACGCGGTGGCTCATAAGGCGGTCCCCCGATGCTGGAAGGCCTGGCTCTCCACGATCCCGAAGAGGATCTCGTGGATCCGATGGTCGCCGGCGACGAGCCGCTTGCGGATGTCCTCGACCGTGCAGTAGTCGCGGGGCTCGAGCCCGCGGCCGAGGGCGTAGGTCAGCATGTTCTGGATCAGGCAGCGGGCGAACTTCCGCTCGGAGCCGGCCGCCAGGATCCGCTTCAGCTCCCGGACGTCGGCGAACTTCTGGCCGCCGATCAGCTCGCCCGAGGGGTCGATCGGGAACCCGCCGTCCTTCGCCCTCCATCGGCCGACGGCGTCGAAGTTCTCCAGCGCGAATCCGAGGGGGTCCATCTGCTGGTGGCACGACGCGCACTCGGCCTTCGACCGGTGCAGCTCCGTGCGTTCCCGCAGGGAGGCCGCGTCGGCCGCCTGCGACGAGTCGTCGAGCTTGGGCACGTCGGGCGGCGGGGGCGGGGGGGGCGTGCCGAGGATCTGCTGGAGGATCCACTGGCCCCGCTTGACGGGCGAGGTCCGGTTCGGGTTGGACGTCAGCGTCAGGACGCTCGCCTGGGTGAGCACGCCCCCGCGCCGCCGATCCGCCAGCGCCACGCGGCGGAATGCGTCGCCCCGGACCCCGTCGAGCCCGTAGTGCCGGGCCAGCCGCTCGTTGACGAACGTGTAATCCGCATCGACCAGGTCCAGGATGCTCCGGTCCTCGCGGAGGATGTAGGCGAAGAAGTCCTCGGTCTCGCGTTTCATCGCCGCCCGCAGGGGCTCGTCGAAGCCGGGGAAGCGGTCCCGGTCCGGCGTCACCCCGCCGAGCCTCCGGAGCTGGAGCCACTGGCCGGTGAAGTTCTCGACGAACTGCGACGAGCGCGGGTCGCGGAGCATCCGGACCACCTGGCGGCGGAGGTTGGCCCGCAGCGTGCGCCCGCGGGCCTCGCGGAAGAGCTCCTCGTCGGGCATGCTGCTCCAGAGGAAGTACGAGAGGCGGCTCGCCAGCTCGTGCTCGGTCAGCGGGCGGTCGTCGCGGGTCGGCTCGGGCTCGACGAGGAACAGGAAGTGGGGCGAGGCGAGCACGGTCGTCAGGGCGAGCTGGACCGAGCGCTCGTAGCTCTCCCCGCGGTCGTCCGCGAGGCGGAAGACGTCCAGGACCCGCTCCAGCTCGCCCGGCGAGACCGGGCGGCGGTACGCGCGCTCGACGAAGCGGGCGATCACCTCGCGGGCGCAGTCGAGGCGGGACCCGTCCCCGAAGCCCGGCGTGCGGAAGAGGATGGCGTCGTGGGACGGCGGCAGGCCCGCGCGGCGGGCCGGGACGGGCCCGTGCACGACCATCGAGTCGACGTGCAGGCCGCGCTCGCCCCCGTAACGCTGGTCCCCGCTGACGTTCGCGGCGACCTCGGCCGGCCTGGCGATGTGGCGGCTGCCCGCCTGGTCCGGCGCCAGCGAGACGTGGACCCGATTGTCCCCCTCGGCGACGGTCAGCCAGTATCGGTAGACGACCGTCTCGTCCTGGACGCGGGCGGCCTCGACGGTGCGACGGTCCTTGCCGAGCCCGATCACCAGGCGGGGCGGCGGGACGGACTCGTCGATGCCGACCCGGACGAGGCTGAAGTCGGCGAGGTATCGGCCCGGCTTGAGGGAGTGGGCGAACTCGACCGGCTTGTCCCTGGGGAGGGGGTAGGTCTTCAGCCCGATCAGCTCGATCGGCGGGGTCCCCTCGGCGTCGGGCGGGACGATCGCCTTCTGGAGGGCGACCTCGGCGGCGTCGAGGTACTTCTCGACGTGGATCGGCGAGATGTTGAGCGCCGAGCCGACGTTGTCGAAGCCGAAGCCGATCTCGTCCGCGGGGAACGCCTCGGAGAGGTGGAGGTCCAGCCCCAGGAGGTCGCGGATGGTGTTGTCGTACTCCTGGCGGTTGAGCCGCCGGATCACCACCGAGGCGGACCCGGCCTGCTGGCCGCACTGCGCGGGGAGGTACGAATCCTCGACCCAGGAGGCGATCCGGGCCCGCTCCTCGGCGGTCGGCTGGCGGCTCTCCGCCGGCGGCATCAGGTGCCCCTCGACGGCGTCCCGCACGCGCAGCCAGGTCCGGCCGCGGTCCTTGAACGCCGCCTCCTGATCGGCGTATCGGTCGAGCGAGACGCCCGCCTGCGGGTCATCCTGAGAGTGGCACTCCACGCAGTAGCGGTTCAGCAGGGGCGAGACCCGCTCGCGGAAGGCGTCCGGCGGCCTGGGCCCGCCCGCGGCCGCCCCCCCGTCGTCGCGGGCGGAAGCCACGCCGGCCGATGCGAGGAGGACCCCGATCGCCAGCGAGGCGGCCCCCTTGACGGCTTTCCGTACCGACGATGATCTGGGCATGCGGAACGTCTCTGGTGCTGGCGGGTTGGTGGCGTCTTGAGATCCGCGCGGCGCGTTCCGCCCCGGAGAGTGAGCGTCAAAATCCGGGATCCCGGCCCCCGGTCCAACAAATATTCCACCGCGAGCGGCGGGCGGCGTCCAGCGCGAATTGCGGAAGTGGCGACGGCGGGGGACGGCCGGGCCTCCATCCCGTTGCGGGCCGCGACCTTCGGGCCCCGGCGGGCGGGCGGTGCAGGGCCCGGGATCAGGTCGCCGGGCGACGGGGCTTCGGGATAGGATGGGGCCGGCCCACGGCCCGCCCTGGGCAACTTCCGGGAGGCCGCCCCGTCGGACGGCGATGGCATCATGGCGCGGATTCTCATCGTCGAGGATGAAGACAAGCTGCGGGGGGCCCTGCTGCGCGGGCTGGCCGAGGAGGGGTACGACGCGGCCGCCTGCGAGGACGGCGAGGCCGGCCTGGCGGCGGCGATGGGGGGCGAGTTCGACTGCGTGGTGCTCGACGTGATGCTGCCGCGGCGGGACGGGATCGACGTGCTGCGGGCCCTGCGCGAGGCGGGCTCGCGGACGCCGGTGCTCCTCCTCACGGCGCGGGGGGAGGTGGAGGACCGCGTCCGGGGCCTCGACGCCGGGGCCGACGATTACCTCACGAAGCCGTTCGCCTGGGCGGAGCTCCTGGCGAGGCTGCGCGTCTGCCTGAGGCGCAGGGAGGACGCGGCCGACCCGGCGCTGCACGCGGCGGGGCTGGACCTGGACCGCGTCCGCCGTCGCGTGTCCGCAGCGGGGCAACACGCCGAGCTGACCGACCGCGAGTGCGCGCTGCTCGAATACTTCATGCGCCGGCCCGGGCGGGTCATCGGCCGGGACGAGCTGGCCCGCGACGTCTGGAAGGACCCGCAGGCGGGGCTCACCAACGTGATCGACGTCTACGTGAACTACCTCCGCAAGAAGCTCGAGAAGGTCGGCGCGGGGGGCCGGATCCGCACGGTCCGCGGCGCCGGGTACGAGCTGCGGGGCTGAGGCGACGCGAGGAGAGCCATGCCCTTCGCCAGCATCCGCGCCCGGCTGACGGCCTGGTACGGCGTCGTGCAGATGGTGACGCTCGTCGGCCTGGGCGTCGCCGTGTACGTCCTCATGGCGCGGTCCCTGCTGGGGCGCGTCGACGCGACGCTCGACTTCGAGATCGAGGAGGCGGCCGACCGGCTCCGCTCGGGACGCCCGGAGGTCTTCCCGGCCGACCTGCCCGCAGCCTTCCACGAGACCTACCTGATGTGCGTCCGCGGGCCCGGCGGGGATGTCGTCGAGCGCAGCCCGTCCCCGGTCGCGGCCGGGTTCCCGGATCCGCCGCCCGACGAGGGCGGGGGGGCGACGAGCCACGCGACCGCGGACCTGGGGGCCGGGGGGCCGTTCCGGGTCGCCTCGCGGGCCGTCGGCGACGGCGAGTCCAGTCGGACGATCCAGGTCGCGACGTCGCTGGCGGCGTACGAGCGGGAGGTGGCCGACCTCCGCGGGGTGCTCTGGACGATCCTGCCGGCCGGGCTCCTGGCCGCGACGCTCGGCGGCTACGCCCTGGCCGGGCGATCGCTCGCGCCGGTGCAACGGATCACGGAGTCGGCGCGGCGGATCTCTGCGGCGAACCTGGGCGAGCGGGTGCGGCCTTCGGACGGGCGCGACGAGCTCGGCCGCCTGGGGGCGACGCTCAACGACATGCTCGACCGGATCGACCGGGCGTTCGTCGCCACCCGACGCTTCACCGGCGACGCGGCGCACGAGCTGAAGACCCCCGTCGCCTCGATCCGGGCCGAGGCCGAGGTCGCCCTCATCTCCAGGCGTCCGGCGGACGAATACGAGGCGACGCTCCGCTCCATCGTCGAGGAGGCGGACCGCCTCGCGAGGCTCTCGGAACGGCTGCTGCTCCTCTCCCGCGAGGACCTCGGGGCGTTCGCCGAGCTCCCCCGCCAGCCGGTCCGCCTCGACGAGCTCGTCCGGGCGACCGCCGCGGACGCAGCCGAGCTCGCCCGCCGCGCCGGCGTCGAGCTCCGGGTCGAGGCGCTCCCGGCCTCCTTCGTCGAGGCGGATCCCGTCCTGCTCCGCCAGGTCTTCGAAAACCTGATCGAGAACGCCGTGAAGTACACGCCGTCCTCGGGCGCGGTGACCGTTCGCGGCCGGGCTCAGGGGGACGGCGCGGTCGTGGAGGTGATCGACACGGGCATCGGGATCCCGGCCGAGGCCCTGCCCAGGATCTTCGACCGCTTCTACCGCGTCGACCCCTCGCGGAGCCGGCGGACCGGCGGCACGGGGCTCGGGCTGAGCATCGCCAGGGCCCTGGCGGAGCGCCACGGCGGCTCGATCGAGGCCGACAGCCGGCCCGGCGCGGGGAGCACGTTCCGGGTCGTCCTGCCTGCCCTCCGGACCGGCGGCCCGGCATGAGAAAGATCTCACGAAAAGGCCGGCGACGATTGACGCTTACGGGGGTAGTGTGAATCGCGGCGGCGGGGAATCCGCCCCCCAAGAGGGCCGCCCGCCGCCCCCCCACGGGAAGGATCGAGGACCATGAACCGCCAGACCGCCGAAGCCCCCCGCCGCGCCGACGGAGCCGCCTTCACGCTGATCGAGCTGCTGGTCGTCATCGCCATCATCGCCGTGCTGATCGCCCTGCTGCTGCCCGCCGTCCAGTCGGCCCGAGAGGCCGCCCGCCGCGCCCAGTGCGTCAACAACCTGAAGCAGATCGGCCTCGCCCTGCACAATTACCTGTCCGCGAACAACACCTTCCCGCCGGTCACGGTCATGCCGCAGGGGAGGACGTCGCAGCCGTGGTCCGGCCTGGTCCGGATCCTGCCGTACCTGGAGCAGGGGAACCTGTACAACACCGTCAACTGGAACTCCCAGTATGAGTTCACCTCCAGCCCGACCCTGGCGATGACCCGCGTCGGGGCCTTCATCTGCCCCAGCGAGGTCAATGACACCCCCCGCGTCGGCACGTCCTTGATCTACTACCCGCTCAACTACTCCTTCAACCAGGGCACGTGGTTCATCTACGACCCGGCCAGCAACACCGTGGGCGACGGGGCGTTCGTGCCCAACCGCGCGTACACGCCCGCGGCGATCACCGACGGACTGAGCAGCACGCTGGCCATGTCCGAGAACAAGGCCTACCAGGCGAACTACTGGGACACGAAGAACCCCTCGACGCTCGGCGTCGCCCCCCCGACGACCCCCCAGGACCTGGTGCAGTACGTCGGCGGGACGTTCGACACCAACGGCCACACCGAATGGGTGGAGGGGGACGTGCACGAGGTCGGCTTCACCACCACGTTCACGCCCAACGCCCGGGTCTACACGCTCGTCAACGGGCTGCAGACGGACATCGACCTGACGTCCCTCCGCGACGGCGAGTCGTTCACCCTGCCGACCTACGCGGCGATCACCGCGCGCAGCTACCACCCCGGCACCGTCTCCACGCTGATGATGGACGGCTCGGTCCGCTCGGTGAAGAGCACGATCAACCTCCTCGTCTGGCGGAACCTGGGGACCCGGGCCGGCAACGAGGTGGTGAGCGCCGATGCGTACTGATCGGCCCCCGGGCTGCGACGAACGGGAGGACACGCCGATGAGGCATCGCGACTGGCTCATGATAATCCCCGCCCTGGTGCTGGCCTCGCCGCTCGCCGGCTGCGGGCGGGATTCCAGCAAGGCCGGGGAGGACGGCCGCGCGCTCGCGGCCGAGTTCCTCGACGACCTCCGCGCCGGGAGGTTCCCGGAGGCCTTCGCGCGCACCACGACCGAGTTCAAGTCGCTGATGGGGCTCGACACCCTGCGCGACTACGTCAAGGCCCACCCCGCGCTGAAGGGCACGCCGGAGCTGGCCGACGCGAAGCCCTCCAGCCGGAACGGGATCAAGGTGACCGAATACACGTACAAGGCCACGGCCCCGCCGTCGGCGCACGCCCGGGGCAAGCCGTCCTCAAGCTCGAGCTCGCCGGCCACCATCAAGGTCCTCGTCGTGGCGGAAGGCGACGGCTGGGCGGTGGAGAGCCTGACGGCGGAATGATCGGGCCGGCCCGCGACCGAGGAGGGGCCGACAGCGAGGCAACCGGGCCAGCCCCGGCGAATCCGTGCATGGGGAAGATCCATACGGATCCGGTCCGGCCGTCAGGCGGGAGCGACTGTGCCGGCGTGGAGCAAGACCCGTGGGAGCCGGCTCCGCCCGGCGACCGGGGGTGGGCCTCGGCCGACACGGCTCACCCGGTCGCCGGGCGGAGCCGGCTCCCACGGGGAGGCCTCAAGGCGCTGGCTCGCCCGGTCGCCGGGCCGAGCCGGCTTCCATGGGGCGGGGATCCTCCACGGCTCGGGGGAGACATGCCTGACCCCATGCGTATGGATCAGTCCATGGGGAACATACGCGGGTCGGCCTCCTCGTGCCGGATCTCGTCCACCTTCTCCTTCTTGCCCCATCCGGCATAGAGCCGGTTCGGCGCGTTGAAGACGAGGCCGGGCTCGGTCCCGACGTTGCGGTAGGCGTGGACGACGCCGGGCGGGATCCAGACCGCGGCCGGCCGCGAGACGCCCAGCGTCACCACCTTCCGGTTGCCCTTGGTCGGGCTGCCCTCGCGGGTATCCCAGAGGTAGAGCCGGAAGTCCGACGGGCCGATGAAGGCGAAGCCGTCCGTCTGATCGACGTGCTCGTGGGGGCCCCGAGCCACGCCCGGGAGCGTCGAGGAGACGTAGGTCATGACGGGCCAGAGATCCTGGTCCAGCTCGTCGTGACGGAAGATCTCGATGAGCCATCCGCGATTGTCGTGATGGCTCTTCAGGTTGCGGATCTGGACCCCCTCGATCTCGCCGTCCGTGTACGTCGGGTATGCTTCAGCCAGGATCATTCGTGTCGACTCCTTCCCAGGGGGAAGTGCGCGGATCCCCGGACGCCGAGGGATGCCGGCAGCTTGCCCTGCCGCAATGATGGACCACTTGGGCCCGGGCCCGATCCCTTCGGGGCTCCCATCGGGCGGCTCATCATAACTGCTCGCCTTGCATCGTCGAAGGCCACCCTGGCCGCGGTCGGCCGGCCTCCGCGACGGGCGGCGCGACCAATCCTCGACGCGATTTGACAGTGACCATACGCATGCCTAGACTGGGTCACTGATGCCGAAAGCTTGCGCAAGATGCCACGAAGGGGGTGGTCCGTCAATGGTAGAAGCAT from Aquisphaera giovannonii includes these protein-coding regions:
- a CDS encoding DUF1592 domain-containing protein; protein product: MPRSSSVRKAVKGAASLAIGVLLASAGVASARDDGGAAAGGPRPPDAFRERVSPLLNRYCVECHSQDDPQAGVSLDRYADQEAAFKDRGRTWLRVRDAVEGHLMPPAESRQPTAEERARIASWVEDSYLPAQCGQQAGSASVVIRRLNRQEYDNTIRDLLGLDLHLSEAFPADEIGFGFDNVGSALNISPIHVEKYLDAAEVALQKAIVPPDAEGTPPIELIGLKTYPLPRDKPVEFAHSLKPGRYLADFSLVRVGIDESVPPPRLVIGLGKDRRTVEAARVQDETVVYRYWLTVAEGDNRVHVSLAPDQAGSRHIARPAEVAANVSGDQRYGGERGLHVDSMVVHGPVPARRAGLPPSHDAILFRTPGFGDGSRLDCAREVIARFVERAYRRPVSPGELERVLDVFRLADDRGESYERSVQLALTTVLASPHFLFLVEPEPTRDDRPLTEHELASRLSYFLWSSMPDEELFREARGRTLRANLRRQVVRMLRDPRSSQFVENFTGQWLQLRRLGGVTPDRDRFPGFDEPLRAAMKRETEDFFAYILREDRSILDLVDADYTFVNERLARHYGLDGVRGDAFRRVALADRRRGGVLTQASVLTLTSNPNRTSPVKRGQWILQQILGTPPPPPPPDVPKLDDSSQAADAASLRERTELHRSKAECASCHQQMDPLGFALENFDAVGRWRAKDGGFPIDPSGELIGGQKFADVRELKRILAAGSERKFARCLIQNMLTYALGRGLEPRDYCTVEDIRKRLVAGDHRIHEILFGIVESQAFQHRGTAL
- a CDS encoding DUF1559 domain-containing protein, with amino-acid sequence MNRQTAEAPRRADGAAFTLIELLVVIAIIAVLIALLLPAVQSAREAARRAQCVNNLKQIGLALHNYLSANNTFPPVTVMPQGRTSQPWSGLVRILPYLEQGNLYNTVNWNSQYEFTSSPTLAMTRVGAFICPSEVNDTPRVGTSLIYYPLNYSFNQGTWFIYDPASNTVGDGAFVPNRAYTPAAITDGLSSTLAMSENKAYQANYWDTKNPSTLGVAPPTTPQDLVQYVGGTFDTNGHTEWVEGDVHEVGFTTTFTPNARVYTLVNGLQTDIDLTSLRDGESFTLPTYAAITARSYHPGTVSTLMMDGSVRSVKSTINLLVWRNLGTRAGNEVVSADAY
- a CDS encoding DUF1552 domain-containing protein; amino-acid sequence: MSHRVTRRTMLRGMGAALALPWMESLAAAATKSPTPPVRMCFWYVPNGVHLPAWFPQREGTLVDLPETLRPLSFARDYLNCFQNLTHNTALTNGDDEGCGHGQGSASFLTGAQALKTQDAVRVGISADQLYARHVGNETRLPSLELGCESARSGNAFGYSGTYKTHISWRTPTSPAPYEMNPKIVFDRLFTSRNTSLTQATVADRDFYRKSLIDYVLDDANRIKGRVARSDQQKLDQYLTGVREVERRIQNPASPGDDRPADFPRPAGIPEDFDEHLRLMCDLMVLAFQTDTTRASTFMVTKEATDRNYPWLGFTDGHHELSHHAGDAEKHRKLREIDRYHIAILGYMIEKMMSVEQPGGTTLLDHSMVLYGSGISDGDLHNHVNLPVIVVGKGGGGFRTGQHLKCRPETPMSNLLLAMLRQGGVPVDRFGDSTEPLPGLLST
- a CDS encoding sensor histidine kinase; the protein is MPFASIRARLTAWYGVVQMVTLVGLGVAVYVLMARSLLGRVDATLDFEIEEAADRLRSGRPEVFPADLPAAFHETYLMCVRGPGGDVVERSPSPVAAGFPDPPPDEGGGATSHATADLGAGGPFRVASRAVGDGESSRTIQVATSLAAYEREVADLRGVLWTILPAGLLAATLGGYALAGRSLAPVQRITESARRISAANLGERVRPSDGRDELGRLGATLNDMLDRIDRAFVATRRFTGDAAHELKTPVASIRAEAEVALISRRPADEYEATLRSIVEEADRLARLSERLLLLSREDLGAFAELPRQPVRLDELVRATAADAAELARRAGVELRVEALPASFVEADPVLLRQVFENLIENAVKYTPSSGAVTVRGRAQGDGAVVEVIDTGIGIPAEALPRIFDRFYRVDPSRSRRTGGTGLGLSIARALAERHGGSIEADSRPGAGSTFRVVLPALRTGGPA
- a CDS encoding dTDP-4-dehydrorhamnose 3,5-epimerase family protein; translated protein: MILAEAYPTYTDGEIEGVQIRNLKSHHDNRGWLIEIFRHDELDQDLWPVMTYVSSTLPGVARGPHEHVDQTDGFAFIGPSDFRLYLWDTREGSPTKGNRKVVTLGVSRPAAVWIPPGVVHAYRNVGTEPGLVFNAPNRLYAGWGKKEKVDEIRHEEADPRMFPMD
- a CDS encoding response regulator transcription factor, whose translation is MARILIVEDEDKLRGALLRGLAEEGYDAAACEDGEAGLAAAMGGEFDCVVLDVMLPRRDGIDVLRALREAGSRTPVLLLTARGEVEDRVRGLDAGADDYLTKPFAWAELLARLRVCLRRREDAADPALHAAGLDLDRVRRRVSAAGQHAELTDRECALLEYFMRRPGRVIGRDELARDVWKDPQAGLTNVIDVYVNYLRKKLEKVGAGGRIRTVRGAGYELRG